GTCTTCGCTGATCTCCTTTGTCTCTATGGCACCGGCGCCTATGGCCTGCTGGAAAAAGTCGTGGCCTTTTTTCGTCCTGAGGAACACGGTATTCCACCCCGGGTCCGAGCCCACGGATCCGATGGAAATGTCGGCCCACTCAGCCACAAGGTCAGGGCAGATACGGTCGCCATCCTGGATGTACCGGGAGGCCTCCTTGAGCGGTAATGTCACGCCCTTCTCGCCCTCAGTCCGGAACTTGCCCGAGGCGCAGCGCATGCGGACCACGCCCTCCAGAGGCTCCTCGCCCAGGCCTTCGACGATGGCCTTGAGGCTCTCGGGATAAAAGTTCTCGAAACAGAAGATGCCGATGACCAGGGCAAGGCGCTCGACGATATCCCGGGCGCCGAAGGGATATAGCTGCATCTTGCGGACGGCCTCTATCTGGCAGGGAACGCCCACGTAGCCCACCTTGCTGAGCGCCTTTTCCCGCGTCGCCTCTTTTAGCTGGAATAAGCTCGGCGAAAGGGCATAGACGCTTTTAGCGGATTCGAGTATCTCCTTCCTGCTCGTGGCCACGTACTGGGCGGGCGCCCATTCCTCGCTCGATTTTCTCGTCAATACCGCACCGTCGATGAAGCCGGTATCGAGGGCGTAGCACATCAGCGCGGTCGTCGTTCCCCCGTCCTGGGCGATATCCTGGATATCCGGGTCTTTCGACCGGGCGCTCATGACCTCCTTGTATTTCCCGAATCCCTTATACGCCATTTCACTCCTCCCTCAGCCGGTCCATCATCTTCTCGATGGCGGCGGTCGGCAGGAAGCTGCGGGGGCACTGGGCGTAGCAGGCGCCGCATTTCACGCACCTCTCGAAAATACAGTTCGGCCGGCCTTCGGCCATCGTGATGGCCCGTGTCGGGCAGGCCATGGCGCAGGCGCCGCAGCCGATGCACAGGCCGTTCTCCACGACGTCCTTCCACAGGTCGCAGCCGCAGGCATAGCCGCCGACACTATATGAGGACAGGTACTTCAGGTAGTCGAGGTCTCCTTCCACAAAAGCCTTTACGATGTTGTATGCCATCTCCGGCGCCGGCGGCGAGCCCGGCACGAACGCGTCCACGCTTACCAGGCGCTTTATGGGCGGGAACGACTCGTGCTGGGGCTGAGGAAGCTGGCCTCCCCTCGAAAAGTTATTGATGGTCGCCGTAGACGAGCACCCGCCCCAGGCCACAAGGTAAGAGCCTCTCTCCCGTGCCTTCTTAAGCGTATCGACGGCGTCATCTGACTGCAGGCATGCGGCCCCGTCCACGAAGACGATGTCGGCCTTCGGTATCTCCGTCTCGTCCTTGATGAGCGTCATGTACTCGATATCCACCATGTCCATCATGTCCAGGAGCCGCTCGAAATTATCCAGGAACGAGATCTCGCAGCCCGAGCAGGCGGACAGATGGACATAGGCGAACTTCGGCTTTTTCATACGAAACGCTCCTCGATGACACGGCCATCGTGCATGACGATCATGTGGGTGGCGCAGGATATGCACGGGTCGTAGGACCGCATCACCCACTGCGCCCACTTATAGTGGAAGCCCTCCGTGGACTTCCCGATGGTCGCGATGTTCCACATGGTCGCGGGCATGGCCTTATAAAATGTGATCCGGCCGTCCTCCACCCGCGTAATGTGAACGTTCGTGCCCCGGGGCGCCTCGTTGACGCCGATGCCCAGCCGGCCGATGCCATACGAGACGGGGCGGTTGAGCGTGTGAGCCCTGGTGTTCAGTTCCCGGAGGATATCCAGGCCTCGCTCTATCCTCAGAGTGATTTCCGTCAGCCTCGCCCGGTTCAGCGCCATGGTGCCCTTTTCCCTCCACCCCTTAAATTTCCATAGCCGGGCAACAGGCCCCACTTCCACGATCTTCCCCTGGAGCATGGGGATCCGGGTACAGGCCTCCACGCCGATATCCTTTCCATAATAGTTCGCAGGCAAGAGCTCGGAATAATAGGGATAATAGTCGCTCGCGAACACGTCCGACCGGCCAAATATCAGGTCCGTCGCCATCATGTCCACGTCATTGACACCCAGTCCCGGGGGCACGTCCGCGGCTTCGAACGCCTCCTCCATGAAACGGCTCTGTGCCTCATGGTACTGCCGGTATTCACCGAGCATCTCCGAGAGCTTATCCCTGGCCGCCTCGCTGATGTTCGTGTACATGCCGCCCACGCGAATATACGGCGAGTGGATGGCCTCGCCGCCGGTCACGCTGCAAATATACTGGCCGATGCGGCGCATCTTCTGGATCCTGGTAAGCGCCTCCTTCGTCTTTTCCGGGTCCTTGACGAAGTCGGGCAGGATGAGTACCTGCTGCAGCGGGTGATCATGAAGGTGATTGCCGATGTTGCATAATTCGCGTAACAGTACCCCGTGATGCGGGGGGCTCAGGCCGATGGAGCGTTCGATGGCTTCCGAGGATGCGGTCGCGTGCGTCGGCGGGCACAGGCCGCAAAAGCGGCTCGTTGCCACGGGCGCGAACTCCATGGACCGGCCGACCAGGAACTTTTCGAAGCCCCTCACCGTAACCATGCTTAAAAAATTCCCTTTTTTCACGACCCCTTCCTCATCGACGTCCAGGACGAACTTGCCGTGCCCCTCGTTACGAGTCGTGGGCGCGATAACGACCGTCTCACCCATAAGATCACTATTAAAATGACCACAGGTATGTTTATAATAATAATCTGATAAAATGTAATAAATGAAAAGAAGTTAGACGACTTTGACCGACTTGCTAAAATCGCCAATCTCCTTGCCGCTCACTAAGACCTTACCGTTGAGCTGGTAGTCGCCCGCCGTCGAAAACCCGCTGTACTCCTCAGGTATAGTGACTGAAAACTGCGCTTTTTTTGTCTCTCCCGGCCCAATGTTCAGGTTCGCGATCTTAAAGTCCTTCGAGCCCAGCGATGTCGTGCCCAGGACCGGGACATTTTTCGATATAGAAGCATGGACCGTGACGTCATTTATAGCCGCATCGCCCGTGTTCCTCAGCGTGATATAGCCGTTCGCCGTATCGCCCCGGCTATACGTGTCCCTGTCAGTGCCATAACCCACGAGCTCGGCGCTGATCCTGCCGGAAGGGGCCGCCGTCGCAGTGACGCTGACTGTGCCGGCCGGCGATACCTTCGCCGCGGCGGCGCCGGCATGCTGAACGCCTGAAATGACCATCATCAGGCCTGCCGAGACCAGCACGGCCGCTAATGTCAATTTGAAAACGCTTTTCACCATACACACCCCATCCCAGTTTATGGCCATAACTTCTTATTAATACCCGAAAAATAACGCCGATTATATGCCTTTGACCGGGCTTCACACAGGGGCATACTAACATATTAAATGGCGACCGGATTGTAATAGAAAAAGAAACATAGAATTATTGGACGGTCACTTCTTTCGTGAACTCGCCGATCTGGTTCCCCCAGACAAGGACGTCGATCGTGAACCGGTACTTGCCGGATGTGGAGACGCCCTCATAATCGCCGGGTATGGAAATGCTGTACTCCAGCCTCTTCGTCTCGCCCGGCCCAATGCCCAGGCCGGTGAGGGTGGTCGTCGGGTTTTGCACGTTGACGTATCCGATCACCGAAACGTATCTTTCCACCTTGATATTCAGCGTGGCCTCGGTAATGGGCACTGTGCCCGAATTTTTTATGACGATATAGGTAATGGCGGTATCGCCGGGCTTGTACGTGTCCTTATCGGTGCCATAGTCCACGAGCTGGGCCATTTTGACCACTGGCTGGACAGGCGTCGGCACTGCCGGTGCCGATGAAGAAGGATTTCCGGAGGGCGTCGAAGTGACCGGCCCCGCGGGTATGACCATATAAGGCGTGGGCGTCATCGGGGGCTCGGGCGTGGGAGCCTGCGTCGGCGCAGGCACGCCCACGAGAGACGTGAACATTATGTATACTGCGGCTACGACCGCGATCAGCACGACAAGGCCGACTACCACCACAGCAGCCACTGTTAGAAAGTTTCTGTCCTCCGCCATGTTATTCCATGCCAACTAGATATTCTTCGCTTATATAATTTCCACTCCATTGCCGACCCGCGTCATGAAGGATTCGGAGGAGACGCCGCATTTATCGAACTGCCCGGCCATGGCCTTCTCGACCCGCCTCATCCGCTCCTCCGGGCATAGGGCGATCATCGTCGGGCCAGAGCCGCTGATGGCGACCCCGTAGGCGCCCTGCTCAAGGGCGCCGGCCTTGACGTCCTCGTAGCCCCTGATAAGCGGCGAGCGGTATTTCTCGTTGAACGAATCCATGAGCGAGCGGCCGATCATGCCCGGGTCCTTAGCCGCTGCGCCGGCCACCAGCATGCACGCCTTGCCAATGTTCTGCACCATCTCATTCACGGGGACGCTGGACGGGATAAGCTCCCGGGCCGCTTTCGTGCTCACGTCGATGGCGGGGAGTATGGCGACGATGCCCATCTCAGGCATCTCCAGGCTGACCGCACGCCCGCCACTGACGATAGTCAGGCCTCCCATGATGCAGGGGCCCACGTTATCGGCGTGAGCCACGCCCGCCGCCGCCACCTCGCCCTTCGCGGCGATGGGCACTAGCTCTTCACGGGAAAGGCCGAGCGAAAAAAGCTCATTGATGGCGACCGCCGTGCCCGCCGCCGGGGCCGCGCTGCTTCCCAGGCCGCTGGCCGGCCGGATATAGCTGTGGATCGTGATGAGGACGTCTTTACCCATCTCTTTCGCCACCAGGCCGGCAGTATTCTTTTCGGGCTCCAGCGGGATCGACTTCCAGCCCCGGCCCACGATGCGGATCGAGAGATGGTCCGCCGGCTCTACCTCTATAATATCAAAAGGCTCGTCCAGGGCCAGCCCCAGCACGTCGAAGCCCGCTCCCAGATTGGCCGAAGTCGCCGAAGCCCGGACACGCACACGTTCCATCAACATCACTATATCCGGTCATTAATAAATAAATCCATCAGCTGGTAGCCCTTATCGATGAAGAGCCCATCCACGGCCGACTTCTCGTCATAGGACCTGGCAGGTTCGCCCGACTTCCCGGAATCATATATTACATAGGGCACCGGGTCGTGGGCATGCGTCTTTATAGAAAGAGGCGTCGGATGGTCGGGGCAGACCATCAGGCGGAAGTCGCCGAACCGGCGCATCCCTTCCAGCATCGGGCCCACGACCTTGCTGTCCAGGTCCTCGATGGCCTTCACCTTTTCCTTCACCATGCCCTCGTGGCCCGCCTCGTCGGGCGCCTCCACGTGGATGAAAACGAAGTCCTTATCTTTTAGCGATTCGAGCGCATGCCTCGCCTTGGCGCCATAATCCGTGTCGAAATACCCGGTCGCGCCCGGCACCTC
The DNA window shown above is from Methanocella sp. and carries:
- a CDS encoding Coenzyme F420 hydrogenase/dehydrogenase, beta subunit C-terminal domain, which codes for MAYKGFGKYKEVMSARSKDPDIQDIAQDGGTTTALMCYALDTGFIDGAVLTRKSSEEWAPAQYVATSRKEILESAKSVYALSPSLFQLKEATREKALSKVGYVGVPCQIEAVRKMQLYPFGARDIVERLALVIGIFCFENFYPESLKAIVEGLGEEPLEGVVRMRCASGKFRTEGEKGVTLPLKEASRYIQDGDRICPDLVAEWADISIGSVGSDPGWNTVFLRTKKGHDFFQQAIGAGAIETKEISEDGLKALEKLAVSKKSRAKKFIEKREKLGLYVTRDIFY
- the frhG gene encoding coenzyme F420 hydrogenase subunit gamma; this encodes MKKPKFAYVHLSACSGCEISFLDNFERLLDMMDMVDIEYMTLIKDETEIPKADIVFVDGAACLQSDDAVDTLKKARERGSYLVAWGGCSSTATINNFSRGGQLPQPQHESFPPIKRLVSVDAFVPGSPPAPEMAYNIVKAFVEGDLDYLKYLSSYSVGGYACGCDLWKDVVENGLCIGCGACAMACPTRAITMAEGRPNCIFERCVKCGACYAQCPRSFLPTAAIEKMMDRLREE
- the frhA gene encoding coenzyme F420 hydrogenase subunit alpha gives rise to the protein MGETVVIAPTTRNEGHGKFVLDVDEEGVVKKGNFLSMVTVRGFEKFLVGRSMEFAPVATSRFCGLCPPTHATASSEAIERSIGLSPPHHGVLLRELCNIGNHLHDHPLQQVLILPDFVKDPEKTKEALTRIQKMRRIGQYICSVTGGEAIHSPYIRVGGMYTNISEAARDKLSEMLGEYRQYHEAQSRFMEEAFEAADVPPGLGVNDVDMMATDLIFGRSDVFASDYYPYYSELLPANYYGKDIGVEACTRIPMLQGKIVEVGPVARLWKFKGWREKGTMALNRARLTEITLRIERGLDILRELNTRAHTLNRPVSYGIGRLGIGVNEAPRGTNVHITRVEDGRITFYKAMPATMWNIATIGKSTEGFHYKWAQWVMRSYDPCISCATHMIVMHDGRVIEERFV
- a CDS encoding homoserine kinase, with product MLMERVRVRASATSANLGAGFDVLGLALDEPFDIIEVEPADHLSIRIVGRGWKSIPLEPEKNTAGLVAKEMGKDVLITIHSYIRPASGLGSSAAPAAGTAVAINELFSLGLSREELVPIAAKGEVAAAGVAHADNVGPCIMGGLTIVSGGRAVSLEMPEMGIVAILPAIDVSTKAARELIPSSVPVNEMVQNIGKACMLVAGAAAKDPGMIGRSLMDSFNEKYRSPLIRGYEDVKAGALEQGAYGVAISGSGPTMIALCPEERMRRVEKAMAGQFDKCGVSSESFMTRVGNGVEII